The Mercurialis annua linkage group LG8, ddMerAnnu1.2, whole genome shotgun sequence genome window below encodes:
- the LOC126660137 gene encoding uncharacterized protein LOC126660137 isoform X1 — protein sequence MAGNMRFESNSASPEELGFPTSYQNGQRGHYLTATLDRSGSFRESSENRVLGSGASTPRPLASLDVGSLTHHLMLDPITMGDQKYTRSGELRRILGISLGNATEENSFGAIHLKPPPPVATEELKRFRASVSDASLKARVRTKQVKESLLKLNKYCEVMNLKKPYRSEMMMGERSSASNLTKMGNQIQRNISDLGTQRLEDRTKNIFLNKRVRSSVAELRADGRSNSLPRQPLIMGKDRDVLRDGGEDSDLPEEKVRRVPAGGEGWDRKMKRKRSVGSVFARSTNSDGEAKRIMHHKLSNESGLQSYDTQGFSTGSLNGTGGINKFDGSFPLAGSNQRTIFKNELEKGSLTRDFSDGMNKERLLAKANNKLNLNNDNHIVGLTKGKASRAPRTGSVMAANSSPNFSRTTGTYDGWEEIPNTNKVHSFGGTNNRKRSMPAESSSPPMAQWVGQRPQKFSRTRRANVVSPVSNHDEMQMSSEVGHTSDFGTRLTSAGSNGSLAKDLANGNQLVKVKYDNVSSPARLSESEESGACANFEGRPKEKVICGAGMTERSQNPNVGSSVVLLKKSKLLNKENTGDGLRRQGRIGRGASSSRASISPVRDKLESPPSAKPLRSTKPIPDKNGSKSGRPPLKRVSDRKSFTRVQTANGGSPDFTGESDDDQEEMLSAANYARNASYLSCSSSFWKKLEPVFASVCMEDLSNLKQKLKPVEELHENLLDFSGDGDNTSGNLLHREDLNSELFSEECEKSLLGHIRSKKEMDMNLADEGLDNGSLAGTMERGNQLTPLYQRVLSSLILEDEYEELEDNIGGSNLSFLNGRDRSPGDTCLPHDFDPRNKDIINFDSDSLSGFQSRKQSSADSFSCNGNVNSNGITRVHSQLYNGDFFQGSQEFMNSEISMFSEHLRDNDGKLAVQANASGISVLDSQYQQLCLEERLLVELQSIGLYPETVPDLADGEDEAINQDIINLQKGLYQQNYEKKAHVNKIIEAVEEGKKVEGGTLEQVAMDKLVELAYIKLLATRGSCASKYGVPKVSKQVAMAFMKRTLSRCRKFEDAGKSCFSEPPLRDAILAESPRENHTGALNGNLKSSMHHETPESEHDLGASGSFLTRAVTGAPRRSHDSDFAKSRPLLNRGKKKELLLDDVGTKASFRATLPAGTKGKRSERERENTTFSRNPVSKAGRHVKGDRKTKLKPKQKTAQLSASVDGISKKFNNKKRETGPNSYNSQSRGTADANGLQDLSLELGIASDDMDNHQDLNNLFNFDEDGLPDNDMNYQDFSMDGLEIPMDDLSEIL from the exons ATGGCTGGAAATATGAGATTTGAATCCAATTCCGCTAGCCCTGAGGAATTAGGTTTCCCAACAAGCTACCAAAATGGCCAGAGGGGACATTATCTTACTGCAACTTTGGATAGGTCTGGAAGCTTCCGGGAAAGCAGCGAAAACAGGGTGCTTGGTTCTGGAGCTAGTACACCACGGCCTCTTGCTTCATTAGATGTGGGTTCGCTTACTCATCATCTGATGTTGGATCCTATAACTATGGGGGATCAAAAATACACTAGGTCTGGTGAGTTAAGGAGGATTTTAGGTATATCTCTCGGCAATGCTACTGAAGAAAATTCTTTCGGAGCTATTCACTTAAAGCCTCCCCCTCCGGTGGCTACAGAAGAACTGAAGCGCTTCAGGGCAAGCGTGTCGGATGCCTCTTTGAAGGCCAG GGTTAGAACAAAACAAGTGAAGGAATCATTGCTAAAGTTAAATAAGTATTGTGAAGTAATGAACTTAAAGAAGCCATATCGTAGTGAGATGATGATGGGCGAAAGATCAAGTGCATCAAACCTTACAAAAATGGGAAATCAGATCCAGCGAAATATTTCTGATCTTGGAACCCAAAGATTAGAGGACCGGACTAAAAATATATTCTTGAATAAGCGGGTTCGCTCTTCAGTAGCAGAGTTACGG GCTGATGGTCGTAGCAATTCCCTACCAAGGCAGCCACTTATCATGGGGAAAGATAGAGATGTGCTCAGGGATGGCGGTGAAGATTCTGATTTACCTGAAGAAAAAGTTCGAAGAGTGCCTGCTGGAGGGGAAGGGTGGGACAGAAAGATGAAACGAAAACGTTCTGTAGGGTCTGTTTTTGCAAGATCCACAAATAGTGATGGAGAGGCTAAACGGATCATGCATCATAAGTTAAGCAATGAATCTGGTTTGCAGTCTTATGATACACAGGGTTTCAG CACAGGGTCTCTTAATGGGACTGGTGGCATTAACAAGTTTGATGGAAGTTTTCCACTAGCTGGTTCAAATCAACGTACCATTTTCAAGAATGAACTTGAAAAAGGTTCTTTGACAAGAGACTTCTCCGATGGCATGAATAAGGAAAGACTTCTAGCTAAAGCAAACAATAA GTTAAATCTCAACAATGACAATCACATTGTCGGTCTGACTAAGGGAAAGGCATCGAGAGCACCTCGTACTGGTTCTGTAATGGCAGCAAACTCTTCTCCTAATTTTTCTCGTACAACAGGAACCTATGATGGTTGGGAAGAGATTCCGAACACAAATAAAGTCCATTCATTTGGGGGAACCAATAATCGCAAGCGCTCGATGCCTGCAGAATCATCGTCTCCTCCAATGGCTCAATGGGTTGGTCAGAGGCCTCAAAAATTTTCTCGTACTAGAAGAGCAAATGTGGTGTCTCCTGTCTCAAACCATGATGAAATGCAAATGTCATCAGAAGTGGGACACACTTCTGATTTTGGCACTCGATTAACTTCTGCTGGGAGTAATGGGTCACTTGCGAAGGATTTGGCAAATGGAAATCAACTAGTTAAAGTTAAATATGATAATGTTTCATCTCCAGCCAGATTGTCTGAAAGTGAAGAATCTGGTGCTTGTGCAAATTTTGAGGGCAGACCTAAAGAGAAGGTAATATGTGGTGCTGGAATGACGGAAAGATCTCAAAACCCTAATGTTGGCTCTTCTGTAGTTCTCTTGAAGAAAAGTAAGTTACTGAATAAGGAAAACACTGGTGATGGCTTGCGTAGACAAGGAAGGATTGGTCGAGGTGCATCATCTTCGAGGGCTAGTATTTCACCTGTGAGGGACAAATTGGAGAGCCCCCCTTCTGCTAAACCACTTAGAAGTACAAAGCCTATTCCAGACAAAAATGGAAG TAAGTCAGGCCGTCCTCCTCTGAAAAGAGTATCAGATCGTAAGTCCTTCACGCGTGTACAAACAGCTAACGGTGGTTCCCCAGATTTCACAG GTGAATCCGATGATGATCAAGAAGAAATGTTATCAGCTGCAAATTATGCTCGCAATGCTAGCT ATCTGTCATGTTCCAGTTCCTTTTGGAAGAAATTAGAGCCAGTTTTTGCTTCTGTATGCATGGAGGATTTATCAAACTTGAAGCAGAAG TTGAAACCCGTAGAAGAGCTTCATGAAAACCTACTTGATTTTTCCGGCGATGGCGATAATACTTCG GGTAATCTTCTGCATCGAGAAGATTTGAACTCAGAACTTTTTTCTGAAGAATGTGAGAAGAGCTTGCTGGGCCATATTCGGTCAAAAAAGGAGATGGATATGAATTTGGCAGATGAAGGTCTTGATAATGGTTCATTGGCTGGAACCATGGAAAGGGGAAATCAACTTACCCCATTATACCAAAGAGTATTGTCTTCTCTGATTTTGGAAGATGAATATGAAGAATTAGAAGATAACATTGGAGGAAGTAATCTATCTTTTTTAAATGGTAGAGATAGGTCACCTGGTGATACTTGCCTTCCACATGATTTTGATCCTAGAAACAAGgatattattaattttgattcTGACTCCTTGTCGGGTTTCCAAAGTCGAAAGCAATCTTCTGCTGATAGTTTTTCCTGTAATGGAAATGTTAATAGTAACGGGATCACTAGAGTTcactctcaattatataatggGGATTTCTTTCAAGGAAGTCAGGAATTTATGAACTCTGAGATTTCCATGTTCTCTGAGCATTTGAGAGACAATGATGGGAAGCTAGCTGTACAAGCAAATGCCTCTGGCATTTCTGTGTTAGATAGTCAATATCAGCAGTTATGTTTAGAGGAGAGACTCTTAGTTGAGCTTCAGAGTATTGGGCTATATCCTGAAACAGTG CCTGATCTTGCAGACGGAGAGGATGAAGCAATTAATCAAGATATCATCAACCTGCAGAAGGGACTATATCAGCAG AATTACGAAAAGAAAGCACATGTGAACAAGATAATTGAAGCAGTCGAAGAAGGCAAGAAAGTGGAAGGAGG GACCCTCGAGCAGGTTGCCATGGACAAGCTTGTTGAATTGGCTTATATAAAGCTGCTG GCTACGAGAGGAAGTTGTGCGTCAAAGTATGGTGTCCCTAAGGTTTCAAAACAAGTTGCCATGGCTTTTATGAAGAGAACTTTATCAAGATGTAGGAAATTCGAAGATGCAGGCAAAAGTTGTTTCAGTGAGCCTCCACTGCGGGACGCCATTTTGGCTGAATCTCCTCGTGAAAATCACACAGGAGCCCTGAATGGCAATTTAAAGTCAAGTATGCATCATGAAACTCCTGAGTCTGAGCATGATCTAGGCGCTTCAG GCTCTTTCCTCACAAGAGCAGTGACTGGGGCTCCTAGGCGCTCGCATGACTCTGATTTTGCGAAAAGCAGACCATTATTGAACAGAGGGAAGAAGAAAGAGCTGCTGCTCGACGATGTTGGCACCAAAGCTTCCTTCAGAGCTACACTGCCAGCAGGAACCAAGGGAAAGAGAAGTGAGAGAGAAAGGGAAAATACCACATTTTCTAGAAATCCTGTCAGCAAAGCCGGCCGTCATGTCAAGGGTGATCGTAAAACTAAATTAAAGCCCAAGCAGAAGACGGCTCAGCTTTCAGCTTCAGTAGATGGAATCAGtaaaaaattcaacaataaaaaaCGAGAAACGGGCCCAAATTCTTATAATTCTCAAAGCAGGGGAACTGCGGATGCTAATGGCTTGCAGGATTTATCTTTAGAACTAGGTATAGCCAGTGATGATATGGACAATCATCAAGATCTGAATAATTTGTTCAACTTTGATGAGGATGGGTTGCCGGATAATGACATGAACTATCAGGACTTTTCGATGGACGGCCTCGAAATACCTATGGATGACCTTTCAGAGATTCTATGA
- the LOC126660137 gene encoding uncharacterized protein LOC126660137 isoform X2, giving the protein MGKDRDVLRDGGEDSDLPEEKVRRVPAGGEGWDRKMKRKRSVGSVFARSTNSDGEAKRIMHHKLSNESGLQSYDTQGFSTGSLNGTGGINKFDGSFPLAGSNQRTIFKNELEKGSLTRDFSDGMNKERLLAKANNKLNLNNDNHIVGLTKGKASRAPRTGSVMAANSSPNFSRTTGTYDGWEEIPNTNKVHSFGGTNNRKRSMPAESSSPPMAQWVGQRPQKFSRTRRANVVSPVSNHDEMQMSSEVGHTSDFGTRLTSAGSNGSLAKDLANGNQLVKVKYDNVSSPARLSESEESGACANFEGRPKEKVICGAGMTERSQNPNVGSSVVLLKKSKLLNKENTGDGLRRQGRIGRGASSSRASISPVRDKLESPPSAKPLRSTKPIPDKNGSKSGRPPLKRVSDRKSFTRVQTANGGSPDFTGESDDDQEEMLSAANYARNASYLSCSSSFWKKLEPVFASVCMEDLSNLKQKLKPVEELHENLLDFSGDGDNTSGNLLHREDLNSELFSEECEKSLLGHIRSKKEMDMNLADEGLDNGSLAGTMERGNQLTPLYQRVLSSLILEDEYEELEDNIGGSNLSFLNGRDRSPGDTCLPHDFDPRNKDIINFDSDSLSGFQSRKQSSADSFSCNGNVNSNGITRVHSQLYNGDFFQGSQEFMNSEISMFSEHLRDNDGKLAVQANASGISVLDSQYQQLCLEERLLVELQSIGLYPETVPDLADGEDEAINQDIINLQKGLYQQNYEKKAHVNKIIEAVEEGKKVEGGTLEQVAMDKLVELAYIKLLATRGSCASKYGVPKVSKQVAMAFMKRTLSRCRKFEDAGKSCFSEPPLRDAILAESPRENHTGALNGNLKSSMHHETPESEHDLGASGSFLTRAVTGAPRRSHDSDFAKSRPLLNRGKKKELLLDDVGTKASFRATLPAGTKGKRSERERENTTFSRNPVSKAGRHVKGDRKTKLKPKQKTAQLSASVDGISKKFNNKKRETGPNSYNSQSRGTADANGLQDLSLELGIASDDMDNHQDLNNLFNFDEDGLPDNDMNYQDFSMDGLEIPMDDLSEIL; this is encoded by the exons ATGGGGAAAGATAGAGATGTGCTCAGGGATGGCGGTGAAGATTCTGATTTACCTGAAGAAAAAGTTCGAAGAGTGCCTGCTGGAGGGGAAGGGTGGGACAGAAAGATGAAACGAAAACGTTCTGTAGGGTCTGTTTTTGCAAGATCCACAAATAGTGATGGAGAGGCTAAACGGATCATGCATCATAAGTTAAGCAATGAATCTGGTTTGCAGTCTTATGATACACAGGGTTTCAG CACAGGGTCTCTTAATGGGACTGGTGGCATTAACAAGTTTGATGGAAGTTTTCCACTAGCTGGTTCAAATCAACGTACCATTTTCAAGAATGAACTTGAAAAAGGTTCTTTGACAAGAGACTTCTCCGATGGCATGAATAAGGAAAGACTTCTAGCTAAAGCAAACAATAA GTTAAATCTCAACAATGACAATCACATTGTCGGTCTGACTAAGGGAAAGGCATCGAGAGCACCTCGTACTGGTTCTGTAATGGCAGCAAACTCTTCTCCTAATTTTTCTCGTACAACAGGAACCTATGATGGTTGGGAAGAGATTCCGAACACAAATAAAGTCCATTCATTTGGGGGAACCAATAATCGCAAGCGCTCGATGCCTGCAGAATCATCGTCTCCTCCAATGGCTCAATGGGTTGGTCAGAGGCCTCAAAAATTTTCTCGTACTAGAAGAGCAAATGTGGTGTCTCCTGTCTCAAACCATGATGAAATGCAAATGTCATCAGAAGTGGGACACACTTCTGATTTTGGCACTCGATTAACTTCTGCTGGGAGTAATGGGTCACTTGCGAAGGATTTGGCAAATGGAAATCAACTAGTTAAAGTTAAATATGATAATGTTTCATCTCCAGCCAGATTGTCTGAAAGTGAAGAATCTGGTGCTTGTGCAAATTTTGAGGGCAGACCTAAAGAGAAGGTAATATGTGGTGCTGGAATGACGGAAAGATCTCAAAACCCTAATGTTGGCTCTTCTGTAGTTCTCTTGAAGAAAAGTAAGTTACTGAATAAGGAAAACACTGGTGATGGCTTGCGTAGACAAGGAAGGATTGGTCGAGGTGCATCATCTTCGAGGGCTAGTATTTCACCTGTGAGGGACAAATTGGAGAGCCCCCCTTCTGCTAAACCACTTAGAAGTACAAAGCCTATTCCAGACAAAAATGGAAG TAAGTCAGGCCGTCCTCCTCTGAAAAGAGTATCAGATCGTAAGTCCTTCACGCGTGTACAAACAGCTAACGGTGGTTCCCCAGATTTCACAG GTGAATCCGATGATGATCAAGAAGAAATGTTATCAGCTGCAAATTATGCTCGCAATGCTAGCT ATCTGTCATGTTCCAGTTCCTTTTGGAAGAAATTAGAGCCAGTTTTTGCTTCTGTATGCATGGAGGATTTATCAAACTTGAAGCAGAAG TTGAAACCCGTAGAAGAGCTTCATGAAAACCTACTTGATTTTTCCGGCGATGGCGATAATACTTCG GGTAATCTTCTGCATCGAGAAGATTTGAACTCAGAACTTTTTTCTGAAGAATGTGAGAAGAGCTTGCTGGGCCATATTCGGTCAAAAAAGGAGATGGATATGAATTTGGCAGATGAAGGTCTTGATAATGGTTCATTGGCTGGAACCATGGAAAGGGGAAATCAACTTACCCCATTATACCAAAGAGTATTGTCTTCTCTGATTTTGGAAGATGAATATGAAGAATTAGAAGATAACATTGGAGGAAGTAATCTATCTTTTTTAAATGGTAGAGATAGGTCACCTGGTGATACTTGCCTTCCACATGATTTTGATCCTAGAAACAAGgatattattaattttgattcTGACTCCTTGTCGGGTTTCCAAAGTCGAAAGCAATCTTCTGCTGATAGTTTTTCCTGTAATGGAAATGTTAATAGTAACGGGATCACTAGAGTTcactctcaattatataatggGGATTTCTTTCAAGGAAGTCAGGAATTTATGAACTCTGAGATTTCCATGTTCTCTGAGCATTTGAGAGACAATGATGGGAAGCTAGCTGTACAAGCAAATGCCTCTGGCATTTCTGTGTTAGATAGTCAATATCAGCAGTTATGTTTAGAGGAGAGACTCTTAGTTGAGCTTCAGAGTATTGGGCTATATCCTGAAACAGTG CCTGATCTTGCAGACGGAGAGGATGAAGCAATTAATCAAGATATCATCAACCTGCAGAAGGGACTATATCAGCAG AATTACGAAAAGAAAGCACATGTGAACAAGATAATTGAAGCAGTCGAAGAAGGCAAGAAAGTGGAAGGAGG GACCCTCGAGCAGGTTGCCATGGACAAGCTTGTTGAATTGGCTTATATAAAGCTGCTG GCTACGAGAGGAAGTTGTGCGTCAAAGTATGGTGTCCCTAAGGTTTCAAAACAAGTTGCCATGGCTTTTATGAAGAGAACTTTATCAAGATGTAGGAAATTCGAAGATGCAGGCAAAAGTTGTTTCAGTGAGCCTCCACTGCGGGACGCCATTTTGGCTGAATCTCCTCGTGAAAATCACACAGGAGCCCTGAATGGCAATTTAAAGTCAAGTATGCATCATGAAACTCCTGAGTCTGAGCATGATCTAGGCGCTTCAG GCTCTTTCCTCACAAGAGCAGTGACTGGGGCTCCTAGGCGCTCGCATGACTCTGATTTTGCGAAAAGCAGACCATTATTGAACAGAGGGAAGAAGAAAGAGCTGCTGCTCGACGATGTTGGCACCAAAGCTTCCTTCAGAGCTACACTGCCAGCAGGAACCAAGGGAAAGAGAAGTGAGAGAGAAAGGGAAAATACCACATTTTCTAGAAATCCTGTCAGCAAAGCCGGCCGTCATGTCAAGGGTGATCGTAAAACTAAATTAAAGCCCAAGCAGAAGACGGCTCAGCTTTCAGCTTCAGTAGATGGAATCAGtaaaaaattcaacaataaaaaaCGAGAAACGGGCCCAAATTCTTATAATTCTCAAAGCAGGGGAACTGCGGATGCTAATGGCTTGCAGGATTTATCTTTAGAACTAGGTATAGCCAGTGATGATATGGACAATCATCAAGATCTGAATAATTTGTTCAACTTTGATGAGGATGGGTTGCCGGATAATGACATGAACTATCAGGACTTTTCGATGGACGGCCTCGAAATACCTATGGATGACCTTTCAGAGATTCTATGA
- the LOC126660138 gene encoding uncharacterized protein LOC126660138 — translation MNKLSSTSFLVMEEGVVRWIVDIRKWDPSPSEFSLALSLLPQHHHPSISRFVKMDDRKRALMSRLLQYALIHEVLGIPYHEILIKQTGEGKPYLEYSEVYSKFPNFNFNVSHHGDFVAIASEPVCIVGVDVVCCSKPDNETVTEFIRSFASYFSSFEWNNIINAGTSDEILAEFYRYWCLKEAYVKARGSGLVNGLNEVEFHHTNWTNIFVKIDGKFMTQWRFWLFELQNKHMASVARGHPMNAVESYKRTIRQLEFDEAEYDMGLYLPSVRFAERTVEQLIQVSHAANITLKQTNQSPGKSEQITSTGELSTSFLQVQEK, via the exons ATGAATAAGCTAAGCTCTACAAGCTTTCTTGTGATGGAGGAAGGAGTAGTAAGGTGGATAGTGGACATAAGAAAGTGGGACCCATCTCCCTCTGAATTCTCTTTGGCACTCTCTCTTCTTCCTCAACACCATCACCCCTCCATTTCCAG ATTTGTGAAGATGGATGATCGAAAACGGGCACTTATGAGCCGCTTGCTTCAGTATGCTCTTATACATGAAGTATTGGGAATTCCATATCATGAAATTCTCATAAAGCAAACGGGGGAAGGCAAACCCTATCTA GAATATTCCGAAGTATACTCAAAATTTCCGAACTTCAATTTCAACGTATCTCATCATGGTGATTTTGTAGCAATCGCATCTGAACCTGTATGCATTGTGGGAGTGGATGTTGTTTGTTGTTCCAAACCTGACAACGAGACAGTTACAGAATTTATTCGAAGCTTTGCTTCATACTTTTCAAGTTTCGAATGGAATAACATAATCAATGCCGGCACAAGTGATGAAATATTGGCCGAGTTTTACAG ATATTGGTGTCTTAAAGAAGCATATGTGAAAGCTAGAGGGAGTGGACTGGTGAATGGATTGAACGAAGTAGAGTTTCATCATACGAACTGGACAAACATATTTGTTAAAATCGACGGGAAGTTCATGACACAATGGAGGTTTTGGCTTTTTGAGCTGCAAAATAAACATATG GCATCTGTTGCCAGAGGTCATCCAATGAATGCTGTTGAAAGTTACAAGAGAACAATAAGGCAATTAGAATTTGATGAAGCGGAGTACGATATGGGACTATATCTTCCAAGCGTTAGATTTGCTGAACGAACTGTAGAACAACTCATCCAAGTTTCACATGCTGCAAATATTACACTCAAGCAAACGAACCAATCACCTGGAAAATCAGAACAGATAACCAGTACAGGAGAGCTATCAACGTCATTTTTGCAAGTGCAAGAAAAGTAg
- the LOC126660137 gene encoding uncharacterized protein LOC126660137 isoform X3, translating to MNLVCSLMIHRVSGSLNGTGGINKFDGSFPLAGSNQRTIFKNELEKGSLTRDFSDGMNKERLLAKANNKLNLNNDNHIVGLTKGKASRAPRTGSVMAANSSPNFSRTTGTYDGWEEIPNTNKVHSFGGTNNRKRSMPAESSSPPMAQWVGQRPQKFSRTRRANVVSPVSNHDEMQMSSEVGHTSDFGTRLTSAGSNGSLAKDLANGNQLVKVKYDNVSSPARLSESEESGACANFEGRPKEKVICGAGMTERSQNPNVGSSVVLLKKSKLLNKENTGDGLRRQGRIGRGASSSRASISPVRDKLESPPSAKPLRSTKPIPDKNGSKSGRPPLKRVSDRKSFTRVQTANGGSPDFTGESDDDQEEMLSAANYARNASYLSCSSSFWKKLEPVFASVCMEDLSNLKQKLKPVEELHENLLDFSGDGDNTSGNLLHREDLNSELFSEECEKSLLGHIRSKKEMDMNLADEGLDNGSLAGTMERGNQLTPLYQRVLSSLILEDEYEELEDNIGGSNLSFLNGRDRSPGDTCLPHDFDPRNKDIINFDSDSLSGFQSRKQSSADSFSCNGNVNSNGITRVHSQLYNGDFFQGSQEFMNSEISMFSEHLRDNDGKLAVQANASGISVLDSQYQQLCLEERLLVELQSIGLYPETVPDLADGEDEAINQDIINLQKGLYQQNYEKKAHVNKIIEAVEEGKKVEGGTLEQVAMDKLVELAYIKLLATRGSCASKYGVPKVSKQVAMAFMKRTLSRCRKFEDAGKSCFSEPPLRDAILAESPRENHTGALNGNLKSSMHHETPESEHDLGASGSFLTRAVTGAPRRSHDSDFAKSRPLLNRGKKKELLLDDVGTKASFRATLPAGTKGKRSERERENTTFSRNPVSKAGRHVKGDRKTKLKPKQKTAQLSASVDGISKKFNNKKRETGPNSYNSQSRGTADANGLQDLSLELGIASDDMDNHQDLNNLFNFDEDGLPDNDMNYQDFSMDGLEIPMDDLSEIL from the exons ATGAATCTGGTTTGCAGTCTTATGATACACAGGGTTTCAG GGTCTCTTAATGGGACTGGTGGCATTAACAAGTTTGATGGAAGTTTTCCACTAGCTGGTTCAAATCAACGTACCATTTTCAAGAATGAACTTGAAAAAGGTTCTTTGACAAGAGACTTCTCCGATGGCATGAATAAGGAAAGACTTCTAGCTAAAGCAAACAATAA GTTAAATCTCAACAATGACAATCACATTGTCGGTCTGACTAAGGGAAAGGCATCGAGAGCACCTCGTACTGGTTCTGTAATGGCAGCAAACTCTTCTCCTAATTTTTCTCGTACAACAGGAACCTATGATGGTTGGGAAGAGATTCCGAACACAAATAAAGTCCATTCATTTGGGGGAACCAATAATCGCAAGCGCTCGATGCCTGCAGAATCATCGTCTCCTCCAATGGCTCAATGGGTTGGTCAGAGGCCTCAAAAATTTTCTCGTACTAGAAGAGCAAATGTGGTGTCTCCTGTCTCAAACCATGATGAAATGCAAATGTCATCAGAAGTGGGACACACTTCTGATTTTGGCACTCGATTAACTTCTGCTGGGAGTAATGGGTCACTTGCGAAGGATTTGGCAAATGGAAATCAACTAGTTAAAGTTAAATATGATAATGTTTCATCTCCAGCCAGATTGTCTGAAAGTGAAGAATCTGGTGCTTGTGCAAATTTTGAGGGCAGACCTAAAGAGAAGGTAATATGTGGTGCTGGAATGACGGAAAGATCTCAAAACCCTAATGTTGGCTCTTCTGTAGTTCTCTTGAAGAAAAGTAAGTTACTGAATAAGGAAAACACTGGTGATGGCTTGCGTAGACAAGGAAGGATTGGTCGAGGTGCATCATCTTCGAGGGCTAGTATTTCACCTGTGAGGGACAAATTGGAGAGCCCCCCTTCTGCTAAACCACTTAGAAGTACAAAGCCTATTCCAGACAAAAATGGAAG TAAGTCAGGCCGTCCTCCTCTGAAAAGAGTATCAGATCGTAAGTCCTTCACGCGTGTACAAACAGCTAACGGTGGTTCCCCAGATTTCACAG GTGAATCCGATGATGATCAAGAAGAAATGTTATCAGCTGCAAATTATGCTCGCAATGCTAGCT ATCTGTCATGTTCCAGTTCCTTTTGGAAGAAATTAGAGCCAGTTTTTGCTTCTGTATGCATGGAGGATTTATCAAACTTGAAGCAGAAG TTGAAACCCGTAGAAGAGCTTCATGAAAACCTACTTGATTTTTCCGGCGATGGCGATAATACTTCG GGTAATCTTCTGCATCGAGAAGATTTGAACTCAGAACTTTTTTCTGAAGAATGTGAGAAGAGCTTGCTGGGCCATATTCGGTCAAAAAAGGAGATGGATATGAATTTGGCAGATGAAGGTCTTGATAATGGTTCATTGGCTGGAACCATGGAAAGGGGAAATCAACTTACCCCATTATACCAAAGAGTATTGTCTTCTCTGATTTTGGAAGATGAATATGAAGAATTAGAAGATAACATTGGAGGAAGTAATCTATCTTTTTTAAATGGTAGAGATAGGTCACCTGGTGATACTTGCCTTCCACATGATTTTGATCCTAGAAACAAGgatattattaattttgattcTGACTCCTTGTCGGGTTTCCAAAGTCGAAAGCAATCTTCTGCTGATAGTTTTTCCTGTAATGGAAATGTTAATAGTAACGGGATCACTAGAGTTcactctcaattatataatggGGATTTCTTTCAAGGAAGTCAGGAATTTATGAACTCTGAGATTTCCATGTTCTCTGAGCATTTGAGAGACAATGATGGGAAGCTAGCTGTACAAGCAAATGCCTCTGGCATTTCTGTGTTAGATAGTCAATATCAGCAGTTATGTTTAGAGGAGAGACTCTTAGTTGAGCTTCAGAGTATTGGGCTATATCCTGAAACAGTG CCTGATCTTGCAGACGGAGAGGATGAAGCAATTAATCAAGATATCATCAACCTGCAGAAGGGACTATATCAGCAG AATTACGAAAAGAAAGCACATGTGAACAAGATAATTGAAGCAGTCGAAGAAGGCAAGAAAGTGGAAGGAGG GACCCTCGAGCAGGTTGCCATGGACAAGCTTGTTGAATTGGCTTATATAAAGCTGCTG GCTACGAGAGGAAGTTGTGCGTCAAAGTATGGTGTCCCTAAGGTTTCAAAACAAGTTGCCATGGCTTTTATGAAGAGAACTTTATCAAGATGTAGGAAATTCGAAGATGCAGGCAAAAGTTGTTTCAGTGAGCCTCCACTGCGGGACGCCATTTTGGCTGAATCTCCTCGTGAAAATCACACAGGAGCCCTGAATGGCAATTTAAAGTCAAGTATGCATCATGAAACTCCTGAGTCTGAGCATGATCTAGGCGCTTCAG GCTCTTTCCTCACAAGAGCAGTGACTGGGGCTCCTAGGCGCTCGCATGACTCTGATTTTGCGAAAAGCAGACCATTATTGAACAGAGGGAAGAAGAAAGAGCTGCTGCTCGACGATGTTGGCACCAAAGCTTCCTTCAGAGCTACACTGCCAGCAGGAACCAAGGGAAAGAGAAGTGAGAGAGAAAGGGAAAATACCACATTTTCTAGAAATCCTGTCAGCAAAGCCGGCCGTCATGTCAAGGGTGATCGTAAAACTAAATTAAAGCCCAAGCAGAAGACGGCTCAGCTTTCAGCTTCAGTAGATGGAATCAGtaaaaaattcaacaataaaaaaCGAGAAACGGGCCCAAATTCTTATAATTCTCAAAGCAGGGGAACTGCGGATGCTAATGGCTTGCAGGATTTATCTTTAGAACTAGGTATAGCCAGTGATGATATGGACAATCATCAAGATCTGAATAATTTGTTCAACTTTGATGAGGATGGGTTGCCGGATAATGACATGAACTATCAGGACTTTTCGATGGACGGCCTCGAAATACCTATGGATGACCTTTCAGAGATTCTATGA